TAATTGTAGGAGTTATAGGGAGAATAGGAAACTTCTTTGAAATATATGGAATTTACAGTTCAATATCTTATTTAATAGCATCATTTGGAGGCTTCATATCTTCATTAGCATTTACTAAAAGAGTTTCTAATCTATTTATATTCCCATTAATTTACTCAGGAGTAAGCTTACTACTAGTTTATTTACCATCTATATTCTCAATAGGAGTTTTCACATTCGCCTCAGCGTTCTTAGGAGCAATGTTTAGTGTAAATTACTATTCCTTACTCAATATTATAGTTAGCCAAGAACAGTATGGAATACAGACCGGTTTTAGTAAAGCTATGACAAGCATAGGAGAATTAATTGCTCCGATACTGTTTTCATTAACACTAGAATTACATTCATTTTTTAGTCTAGAAATTACTATTATATTATTCGCCGTATTTTCACTAGCAATAGCATTAGCCCTACGTAAATATTAACGAAAACTAACAACTCCGCTAATCACACATAAAGAATACCTCTAATTTAGAGATATTTATTAGATAAAATATAGGGATTTTGATTATATTATTCTCTCCTTCCTTCCTTTTTCATCTTACACAAATTCACAAAACCCTTACGCTAATCTCTACTAGATTTTTAAGAGTACAAAAAAATAACCTAATAATATGGAAGAAAAATTAATTTCACCTAAGATTGATAGAAAGGCTTACATTAAGGCTAGAATTATTGAAACCTTAGATGATATAGACATAGCAATACACATGTGGATAGCAGGAAGAAGTAGAAATTCTGCAGGCAAAGTCTTCAGTGCAGTTAAAGCTCTATTATCAGCATTAGTAACTAAAAATCTTGACAGACTACCAAATAGCGATTGGTACGTAAAGAGGGGATATAATGCACCTACCCATTCGTTAAAAGGAATTTCCATGGATTTAGTTAAGTTAGGTTACACACAAGTTGAGAGCATAACTGACAAAGCCTTTCTTTTACATGACTATCAATATAATGGCTTTGACCCGGACTTTTCTAAATACAAAAAGAAGGAGGAAGTTTTGCACGATATAGTCATAGTGAGCAATTTCATTTTAGATCATATAAAAGAATGGTTTAAGGAAGAATGGGACAACGATTTAGATAACGTATATAATATAGTACTCTCTGATATGAAAAAATTAGGCTAATATTGGAATTTATAAGACGTGGCGAGCATATATAATCCTCAATATGAGTTATTAGCGAAAAACTAATGAAGAAAGCCCTAATCTGAAGATGTAAGAGAATATGCAACTAGAATAACTACTATTATTTATTTATTATTATATTGATAATAACGTCAGATCTAATGAGCCTGAAATCTTTTAATCACATTTATGCTAACTGAAGTAGTAAAGTTAATTCTAGATGAATGGTGGTTAATTCCCTAAATTCTCGCATTTGATAATGCTTGCCTAATTTGTTAGAATTTTCTTGGCCTCGTTTAACATTTCCTTTACTCTATCTATATAAGAAGTTATATCTGCAGTTGTTAGCTTTGCTTCATAAAAGCCCCATACGTGGAAGAAGTACGCACTACTCCAGCCATCCAATACCCAATTACCAAGTTTGCCCGCTAAAGCGTTAGAAGCTTTGCCCAATAAGTAAGTATACCATCTACCTTCTTTTAATGATTGCTGATATTCAGCCAAATTATACTTCTCTGCGAGAGCTTTAACAACCTCTTCCGCAACCTTATAAGCCTTTTCTGAGGCTTGTATTGCATCACCTTTCTTCAGATATTCTTCGGTAAAGGGTTAAGGAGTTATCTAGCTGTAAAGGAGGACTGCTGAGCTATAAATTCAATCTAGACATTCATAATTAAATTACCTCGTTAACGCTATTAAAAGTGAGTTACGTAGATAATAATATTAGGAAGGATTCAAAATATATCATGATGGAGGAGCTAATAAAGAAGGCTGAGGAGAAAGGGATAAACGTTGAGGATTTAATAATTTCAGCTTTATCTAGAGAAGACCCTCAAGAAGGAATAAAACTTAGATTGACTTTAGCTGAAAAGTACATGAAAGAGGCTGAAGAATACCTAACTAAAGGTGACGTAGTTCAATCTTCAGAAAAAGCTTATAAGGTAGCTGAGGAGATAGTCAAGGCCTTTGCTGAGAAGTTTAATTTAGCTGAATATCAGCAGGCAGTAAAGGAAGATAGATGGCATACTTACACTTTAGCAAATGCTGCAGCAAAACTTTCCTCAAGATTAGGTGATTGGATTAAAACTGGGTGGAATTCAGCTTATACACTTCACGTATGGGGATTTCATGAAGCTAAGTTAGATATGGATAGTGTAAAAAACTTATTACAAGACATTAAAAGAATGCTAGAAGAAAGTAAAAAGATATTATCTTAGTTAATAATATATTTTTACGATTAATACGAAAGACTCTAAATAATTTATATAGTTGAATAAATTTATATTATAATAGTTGTGAAGATTAATAAATCTTTTAAATAGCAGTTGTGCTACTTTAACGCAGCTTAAAGATTTTCATCAAACCTAGTACACCCCCTAAACGAATTTCAACGAACCGGAGAAACTCCTCCACGCTCTTCAAGTTAAGGGACTCGATCAAGTCTCTGGCCGCGTTGACCACCATCACGAAGAGGAGCAGATAACCTTGAAGCCTCTTGAGGAAAGAGAAATCTTGCATACCCAAGGTCTTGACGTCCCTATGCAACTTCTCTATCTCCCACCTAATCTTCCAAGTTGCCTCTATCTCCTCATCACTCAAGTCAGTATGGGGATCGGGGGTGTTCTCAAACAGTCATCTTATTCGATATCTTATTGTAAAATTATATCAAAATTATATATTTTTCAAATAGCCATTCCGATCTAGGAGTAGCCGTGAAGTTAGGGCATATAACACCTTTGAGAAAATTTATGTGCGAGGGTTGTGAGATTTTCGTGGAGGTCGTCTAGGTGGACCTCATAACCCTCGCACAATTAATACTTCTGATTCTAAGAAATTTTAAGCCTAGAAAGCACAAACTAGAAGACATTGCTTATGCTATAGCAGCATACCTTCTAGGAGTACAAGTTACAAAACTTGGAATACCACCATCAACACCACACGAAAAAACTTGGAGTAAAGAGGAGAAGAGAAGAAAAACCACCATGCCCATCATGTAACTCAAACAAAGTAATAAAGAACGGATCATCAAGGGGAAAAGCAAAATACAAACGTGTGGAAGAACATTCTACCAAACACCTAATCACAAGATGAGTAGAGAACAAAAGGAGAGGATCTTGAAGGAGTACTTGAATAGGGCGAGCATAAGGGGAATAGCAAAGGTTGAGGGAAAGCCTTTAACCACAGTCTGATAAAGAGAAAGGGAATAGAGGCATATGTTAATCTATTAGTCCTACAAGAGCAATTAAAGAGCTTTACAGCAAAATCCACAATAATTGACGAGAGCTGGACTTATCTTAAGGTTAGGCATGGTCCCAAGAGGGTGTGGATTTGGAATGCTTTGGCTGATGGTGCTCCCTTCTTTACTACGGGTGATAGGGATTACAAGACTTTCAGCTTTCTCTTGAATTCACTGCCCAAGAGTGAGGTTAATTATACTGATGATTACTCCGTTTATCAAGTTCTTGACAATCATATTGCGAGTAAGAAATACACTTATACCGTAGAGAGGCACCACATGCTAGCGCCTCTAACAAACCTACGGGGATAACGAGTCTAGTGCGTCTCCCACGTCGAAGTCCTTGACGTTAACTTCCTTACCCCTAGGTACTCTAAAACTCTTCTTAACAACGCCCTTGTAAACACCATCCTTTATAACGTGATAACAAATACTGGCAAGCTTCCCAGCAAGAGCACAAGTAGCCTTAGTAGCACTCTTACCCCTAGTAATAAGCCTCTCATAATACCCGTTAAAAGGCTCAAGATTCCTAGCAACCAGGTAGAGAATCCTACGCAAATACTTATTACCCCTAATCATACCAGAGTGGGACTCGTTCTCACCACTCTGCTTAGTTTTAGGAGCAAAGCCAGCGTAAGCAGCCTTAGAACTGGAAAAACGGGAAACATCACCAAACTCAGCGTAAATGGTTGCAGCACTAATCAAACCAACCCCAGGAATCTTGGATAACTCAATCACAGGTTGAGGAATCTTGGAAATTATCATATCCTCAACCTCCTTAACCATGTTCTCCAAACTTTTTAACAGTTCAACTAATTGTTTCAACGCTAGTTTTTCCGCATCATTCAAATTTCTCCCCAACCTCTCCTTCAACTCGTCCTTCTCTTCCTTATTTAGCTCCTCCCCCTTAGCTAGTTTCTCCAGTAATTGTCTTCCCTTCTTGTCGAATGGTTGTATCTTATATCCCGCTATTTCTAGTATTTTCCTTATCTCGTTCTTCACTTGTGTTATCTTCTCTACTAGGCTTTCCCTATATCTAGTTAGTTCTCTTAGCTCCTTTATTTCCCCAGTTGGTATATATGATCCCTTGATTACGCCGATCATGTGTGTCTTTGTGCGTCAAGTTTGTCAGTCTTCTTCCCTAGCATTTCTGTTAGGTGTAGTGGGTTTATTACTGTTACCTTGTATCCCTTTTCCGTTAGTCTTTCGTGTAGGTGGAAGTAGTATATTCCCGTTGCCTCTATTATTCCCTCCTTGTATTCTCCCAGGAATTTGATTAACTCTTCTATTCCCTCGTTGTCGTAATTGAATTCCTTTACTTCCTTGACGTATACTGTTGATTTGTCTTGATTTACTACCAGTTCTCCCTTTGCTGCTGTTAGTTTGCTTTGAGAATTGCGAAGGCCCTGTTGATAACCTTTAATTCCATGATTGAATATTGTTCGTTTCTCAAGATATTTTTTGTCATCATAATACCTTGTTTTTCTTGCATAATATTAACTACATTCAGCCCCTAGAGTATTTGGTTACAACCTCCTACCCGGGGTTTTATCCCCTCTTGTTTTCTAGGGGCTTCACAGCCAGCCTCTCCAAATGGGGTTTTATCCCCATGTTATAACTGGGCTTATGTTGTTTTTCTCCTTCCTTGCTTATTTCTTTTTCTCTTGTAATACTTAATTTTGTTTATCCTCTAGTTTTGTGTGAATCCCCCGTAGGAGTTATAACTCTTACTGTAGGGCTCATTTGGCTAGGTTAGCTAGGGACACTAGGGCTGTTAATAGGAGTCAAAGAATGGTTGATTATAGTCTTGCCTTACTTAATGTTATGTATCCCCATGTGTTTTCAAGGGAGAAGACTCCCTTGAACGAGGCTTACTGGAGGGGAGTACAGAATATTAGAGAGAATCTGATATAATTTTACAATAAGATATCGAATAAGATGACTGCATGAGAACACCCCCGTTATAAGTGGAGGATTTGAAAGTTGCACTTTACCTGTAATATAAACAACAATTGCCATAATAAAATTTATTAAATAAGACTCTTAAAAAAACTTTACATGGTTAGATATTTACATTTTATAAGTGAGGGGGAAATAAGAGATCAATGGTATGCAGAAATAGTAGAATACCTTAAGAAGAGGAGTATAAATAATATAAGTATTCCCGAGATGCTAGTAGGAAATCAAAGATCCGACTTAGTTACTTATATATGTAATAATGGGTATTGTAGCCCTCTCTTCCTATTTGAGTTCAAAAATGAGCTCAAATCAAGTTCTCATAGTAAAATATGTAGGCAAGCATTTGAATACGCTAGTGTTATAAATCCTTATTATACTATATGCGTTGATTTGAGTAATTTCATTAGTCTTGAAATATACCACGGCAGCACTCAAATATTTAGTAGCTCCTTTCAATCTTATGGTGAACTATTTAATTACTTCTTCTCAATTTTTCTTCCCAAATCTCTCTCAGCATCTCTTAATTTTACCATTCCTAGAAGTGCTGTTATAAATAAGATATTTGCATCACCGACTTATGAGAGGTTTTTAAGAGCAGAATTCGTAAGAATTTTAAATAAAAACGGTTTTTGTGCAATTTCAGAGTGTAGTTCGATAAATCCTAATGGATTAGGTATAGTTAAACCAGATCTTGCAGTATACACTACGAGCTGTGATAATGAACAGTCGCTAGATTGTGAGTATCCTTTTCTAGTTCTTGAATTTAAGTCATACTATGATAGAACAGCTATTTCTCAAGTTCAGAAATACAAGGATAGCTTACTCCCTTATTATTATGGGGAAGTATACGGTATGGGCAATTCCATAAAAATTGAGATAAATGATAATAAAAATAGTAAAATTTTGAACGAAAACATCCAAATAGGTAATCCTTATTTGAATGATAACATTGTTATGAATTTAATTAACAAATTACCAAAGGTATCTTCGCCTAAAACTCCGTTAAATGGAAGATATCATATAAGTCAATTAGTACAAATGGGTGCTAAGGTTTCTAGATTCACGCCTAGCCTGAAAATGCGGTATATAATACCAGAATTTAGCGTATTCTTAGATCGTGGAGGAGTAAAGTATGTGGGTCATGACTATTCAATAATCATAGACTGTCAAGCTAAGTTAACTAGACTGGTATTTTTTGATCCTAATAACACTTTACAATGGTGCGAATTCCAAAACGGAAGGTTAATAAGATGTAATACTAACGTTATTGTTGCTATGGTGTCCTCACCTTGTAGTAGAGTTATTGATAAGATATACCCTTAATATGCAATTTTCTTTATTTAGAGTAGAGAAAATTAGTTTTCTATCTAAGACGATTCGCAAATAGCTTAATCATTTAGCTCTACAGAAAGTATTATTGAATGAAACTCCTCGCTGGATAGAGAGTTAAAGCATACTGAATAAATAAATTATATGAACTTAAGTGTACATAATGTTGTCACTAAGTTACTTATATTAATGTGCAACAACTCCATCTTAGTATTCTTTCTCCCTTAAGATTAACCTCAATTAATAAAATGAAAACATTATCGGCGCATTCACTAAATACTCCTAAAGAGAGTACATAACAATTTCTCCTTACTTTATCTACTTTCGCATAGACTCTTTTTAAGGGTAAAAACAGCGTTAAAAACACGCTGTCTAAACCTTGAATGTGAACAACAATTTTACTAATTCAAAATAAATTATATTAAGTGTAAATTTAATTTCAATATGGAATAACGTGAATTTAGTGATAAAGGAAGGGCTAATAGTTGCATCGATCTGTAATCCGTATATCCTCACTTATAACCATTTCTGGAAATGATCTTTTTAAAGTCGTAGAAAAATAAACGGAGACCCAAATAGGGGCAAGGCTCGCTTTTCGTTTTGCCATTAAACGCTTACACGATTTGCGTAATCCTTTAACCTATCCCAATCCTTATCGTTAGATAGAACACTAACTCCTTGCCTTTTAGCAATTACAGCAAGGACTGCATCAACAGCGTCTACGTCTCTATTATGCATTACTTCAAACGCTTCAATGAAATCCTTTATGTTCG
The genomic region above belongs to Saccharolobus caldissimus and contains:
- a CDS encoding PaREP1 family protein, which translates into the protein MEELIKKAEEKGINVEDLIISALSREDPQEGIKLRLTLAEKYMKEAEEYLTKGDVVQSSEKAYKVAEEIVKAFAEKFNLAEYQQAVKEDRWHTYTLANAAAKLSSRLGDWIKTGWNSAYTLHVWGFHEAKLDMDSVKNLLQDIKRMLEESKKILS
- a CDS encoding PaREP1 family protein, with the translated sequence MEEKLISPKIDRKAYIKARIIETLDDIDIAIHMWIAGRSRNSAGKVFSAVKALLSALVTKNLDRLPNSDWYVKRGYNAPTHSLKGISMDLVKLGYTQVESITDKAFLLHDYQYNGFDPDFSKYKKKEEVLHDIVIVSNFILDHIKEWFKEEWDNDLDNVYNIVLSDMKKLG